The Myxocyprinus asiaticus isolate MX2 ecotype Aquarium Trade chromosome 4, UBuf_Myxa_2, whole genome shotgun sequence nucleotide sequence CATTAGCAGTACTATGACATAATCACTGGTCAAAACTATGCATTTGTTTGTGCTAAATATTCACATGAATGTTAGTATATTAGGAGCAGCTCTAACCAAACACAGCATCAATGAAGATCTCCTCAGCGCCAGTGACCTTCGCCATGGCCTCCAGGTCACGAAAGTACCACTTGTTAGCCTCCACGTAATTTTGAGGGACAAATGGTTTCCGTTGCTCTGTTAAACGCACCACACCAACTAGGTCCACTTCCTTAGTCaccttttattaaaataaaaccccaaaacaatCAGACCCACCACTAAGAAAAATACAATCCAAGGCACATGTTTATTATCATAATTTTTACCAGCTAAATCAAAGGCTGTCAGactcaaagatagttattaataaTTCATGAATGAATTTGAGGAGAGTGTAGAAAGACAGTATTACCTGTCCCTTCATCCTAGTTTCTGGTCTAATCTTATCTTTGGGGACATAACCTCTGTTCACCAAGATGGTGATCCTTGGACATATAACAGAAACAAAagcaaatgttttaatgcaaaattatTTAGACCCTCTAATTTCCTTTAAATTCTCTTAAtttttactcacacttatgccatcccaggtgtgtatgactttcttctgcagaatacaaattatggttcatagaagaatatttcagctctgtaggtccaaaacatgcaagtgaatgggtgctaaaatcTGTATGCTtctaaaagcatcataaaagtaatccatacaactccagtgttttaatccatatctttaaaaattatacgatggatgtgggtgagaaacggatcattatttaagttctttttttgctagaaattcttctccctgcccagtagggggtatatgcatgaagaatgtgaatcacaaaaaacacaagaacaaTTTGAAAGTTAAAGTCACCCTGAAGTTGGAGTTACTGTTTTGACTTATTtactactgaaacaggaagtgggggcggGACATGTCGAACGACTCGCCCCATTTTTAAAACTAGCCAATAGGTTTTGGTTTGtagccacacacagacacacacctctTTCCATCATTTTGATCAAGCTAGAGCACTCTTACAGGGAAAACTTAAGATTATTGGAATTATTAAAGATATTTTCCAGCTTTTCCAATTATTTGAAAACCGAACGATGATCTGTCAACATTACtacataacctgcccacaaatgcacacagtaaATCATGGGCTTTGCTTACGATAAGGCGGGAGCTGCTGTGCAACACAGATGAATGCAAAACAAaggaataaaatataatatatccaTGTTATCAATTACAATACACATTTACTAGAACTGTACATCCCAGGAAACCTCCGGctgcacaaaaatatatatataaactccagccactcctCGCATCTAGCTCCAGTGTTGGTATGTCCTGTTCAGAAATGATCACTcctatgaattatttattttgaagacaataaccctccactgtgagagcttcagagagGTGAAAGGTGATAACTGAATTTTTGAGTCAGAACTCAATTTTTAAGCGATTCTTATCGGAAAATCTGTTCAGAACTACCCTATTTCATGGATTATaacttttatataattattataattcaacatactgaaaaagcaaaaaaaaaaaaaaaaagtcgtaaCTACCTTTAACAGCTTGATTTTTATGAAGAacatacagttctagacatttctggaatcaaaATGTATTATGATTAATTGTTTTGATCTATTTATGCTAGTAGTTTCTTacattaaaaactttgaaaaacaagcTTTGTCATCATTACAGTAAAAGTATctgaggaaatatcttataatagatatatcttataatatgaATATCTAATAGCTTACATTGGGGGCCTTTCGAATATTTTCTcagacaatggggggccttggagtcaaaaaggttgaaaaCTACtgagttagaacacagccagatgTTGTAAGGGGAGGGTgcgttttcataaaaaaaacatttgattggacaaagtttgACGAATGTCTGAAGTGTAGAACGAGTCATAAAATTGTTTGATCGGTATTggtggaagagagagactgcagctTTTAAATGCGTGTATCTTATGAAAACGAATGCTGTCaacatttagaagtacactagcaaatTGATTCACCGGATCTATAAAGTGGGAATTAattgagcagggagaagaatttatagtaaaaaaaaacattttctgtttctCCTATCAGACATCActtccacacctatcaaatcacttctgaagacattgactgaaacactggagtcgtatggattacttaaatgctgacttatgtgatttttggagcttcacaattttggcacccattcactagcattgtatggaccaaacgagctgagaaattcttctaaaaatattcatttgagttcagcagatgaaagaaagtcatatgcatctaGGATGTcataaagatgagtaaatgatgagagaattttccattttgggtgaactctttaaGTAAATTAAGTTGAGTGTGTTTGTACCCCAGATCAGTGCAGTAGAATGGTGTAATAACATTAGCACCACTCTCCCCGCTGGAAGAAATCCTGCCTGCCTCCCGAGCCTCTCTGTCAGGATCCACAGGGGAACGGGGCAGGACGTACAGCTCTTTAGAGTGATCAAAACGTCCACGAACCTTCACTCGCCTATACTCCAGCTCCTTAATTTCCATTGGACTGTCTCACACAGATTATATCACCATATTGTTAGTAATATGAGCATATCATCAACACTATAGAGTATGATAATACAGAAATGTGGAGAAGGTACAGAGTTTAAAGACTCACTCTACAGGCAATGGGATAGGCTCTGAAGTTGTCAGGCTCTGGAGTTCACGGATCAGCTCCAACTTCCACTTCCTGCGTTTCAACTACAAAAtcaaatggcagaattttcacaAAAAGGCAACTCCTGTTTTAGTTCTGGCTTTCATCAGACACACACAATACTGAACACTGTACCTGCCACGTCCCGAGACAAAAGGTGGTGGCAGGTATCAACAAGAGAAACCACTTAAGAAATGAGTCTTCTCTCTTCTCTGTTCCAGCGACAGTGGAACTTGACTGACGACTGAATCTGCCTAGTTTACCTATGAAAACAACATCTGATTATTTTATAGTCTGTGCCAACTTTCAATGCAATTGTAATGGACTAACTGATTGTGTCTGGTCTATGTCTTGCAAGTGGATCTTTTAacatttcttgttttgtttttctacacAAAAATATTCAATTGGATATAGTCAATGATAAACAACATAGGAAATGgtcaaataaaacacaattacacTGAAGCACTTGAGCATCTTCACGTCTGAATAAACCATGTCGTGTGACGAACAATGTCCTCTTGGGTGAGATGATGACAGTCTGAGAAGAGAATAAAAACATCAACAGTTGAGCTGCCAAGAATGTGGCACACATATTTTAATGATCAATAAATGATAATGCATACACTTCCCAAGCGGGCGAGCAGAAAATCAACTTCATGACATCAACTTGCAAGCCATATTTCAAACACACAAACGTTTAATTCTAGTTGTAGATCCAAAGGCAAACTGCTTTATGAAGTGAGCAAAAATTGAAAACTTACGCTGCCTCGAAAAGCCCTGAACGTGTTATTAGAGAACATCAACAATAatctgaaagtgctcatgatggCTGTAGTTTGCTGTTAGGTCAACTACATAACATGCCTTCTGATATAAGGGGAACGTTTCCACTGTAACCATTTCCGGGGACAGTGAACTTGCTTGCGCATGCGCAAGTTTATATATGTAGGAGGTTGGACAACATTATTAGAGCTATACTACTTAGTGTACATTTCAAGGCTTTTGTCGGATTCAGTTATTTGTACATGTGATATAAAAATGTGACTTTTATATCCTTCTTCATTCTCCAGCTACAGTTTCCAGATCACAGGAATGGTGGCGTAAAAAGTtcgacttttttatattttttattgtgtcaGGTAAATATTCGTtcaaatgtatataatatattaatagatttattaaatgcatttacTACGGACTTATATTTATTGTGATCAGTGATGTGATATGCCAGGTATGAGGTACTTGGTTTGCACAGCTAACTTTGCTGAACTATTTTTAGTAATTAGCTTTTCTGGGCTTtgaaaaaaaagtactgtggcagtaccatggtgtATGTCCATAAGACCATGGTGGTACCTTTTTGTATGTGTAATTACtcatctgtatttatttatttttcataggaAATATGGTCAGCCTTGCTACAAAGTATGATTAATTTGGAGAAGTTGACCCGTAAAGTATGTGTATCCCAAAACCAGGAGCCAAAGAAAAGACCCTATGGTAAAGTTCTGATTTGTTAATTGCACATTAATTAGTGAATGCTCAATAGTCATCTATAGCTgtaattaaatgtatgttttttatttttttttatttcagtttcagtacttaaaatcagtagttgatgtttaagttaaattaatCCCTTTATTCAGTTCCGTTCCGAGGTATTGGGGTAAATGAAGGTGTTCCTCCAAAGAATAAGAAGAACATGCAGAAGCCAGTAAAGGGAGATAATATCACAAACAAAAAGAAGCCATTCCCAAAGACCACTCAGCCTGCAGCTCCTCCAGCACAGAGAAAAACAGTTCAGAATGGGACATCTGAGACACAAAGAAGCCTGAGGGTAAAAAGCAGTTTGTAAAAGACAATATTCGTTTATGCAGAATGCTTTATTCTTGTTGAATGATAATGCGGTTTTTATTTCATCCACATTTAGGTGGAACATCACAGGAATTTAATGCTGTAGACATTCTTCATCAGAGGCTTCACCAGAAGATTGAGGAGTCTCGTGGACAGGTACATGCTCCAATTGGACTGAAACAcagaatatacatatatatagatatagatatagatatgtcCACCACCGGACCATTAAATACAACCCTAAatacaaaaaagttgggacagtattgAAAGTGCtaataaaaaggagtgatttgtaaattacatccaccctgtgctatattgaaagcaataCAGCAAAACAGTATTTGATgttttgccttaaaaaaaaaaaaaaaaatatatatatacacatatacatatatatatatatatatatatatatatatatatatatatatatatatatatacacacacacacacacacacattcattttaaattagatgattgcaacatgctccctaaaagttgggacagttgagtgtttaccactatgTAACCTCCATTTCTTATAATATcatttattaaaggattagttcacccaaaaatgaaaattctctcatcatctactcaccctcatgccatcccatatgtttatgactttttcTGCCCcatttaactgccccattcttcaataacagtccCTTTGCAACACTTTaatcatattatgactgtttCACAAGCAGTCCATGCTGATATTAGCTGCACAAACACAGTCCATAGCACAGTAAaacatgacgcacacacataggTGCACTGAGGCGCAGATCGCCAGAAACGTATccaaacagtcaaagacgtccaactagtgcttgtttacatacaccaactattgaaatagcacagatgggctcCCTTGCCTCCCAAGATTTTCTTTGTGCCCCCACAGTCAGATGGCAAAATAGTCTCTCCCTGGTCAGACGAAGAGAGAATATATTGCCCACCCTAAAGGTCAATATGACCCCTCAAAGATCACATCCTAGTGCCTAGTTCTAGCCCTGCTTTACTTGGGGTAGAGTTCCTCTTTAGTGTTGAGACTACAAGTTCCCACACCTAAATCAAATTTTGTTGTGAATAAATGCTGTCATCACTTTTAAGATGTCAGCTTTATAAAGAGCATACTTTGTGTTCACATCTTGTGTTTTTCTTACTCTGGTCCTCTTCATTATGGCGTTttttccaaacagcatttttgcacccttgaagggcactgcggtAAGGGGACATCActcgaagggtcgttccaaatgaaagaaagaaataaaacactTTCATGAAGGACCCTTCCACAAGACTATTAGCGAAGTTagtattcatacagtaatgccatgctcccttcagagtgcccacatcaagagctctgtttTTCATGCTGAGTAGGGCGTAGGGATTAACGATCCCTTCGATTGGAATTTGCCcaatgtctttttaaaaaattatgccAAAAAGAGTGATCATTACAAATTAATTACAACATataagtgtatagtgtgtgttaggggtcgttcacactgaacacattcTTGAGCTAAAAGAAAGTGCAGttgtcttgagatgtgttttaaaggaatagttcacccataaattttaattctctcagtatttactcaccctcagatgtgtataactttcttctgctgaacacaaattaagatttttagaagaatatttcagctctgttggtcctcacaattcaagtgtGTGGGTACAaaatgaaggtccaaaaagcacataaaggccgcataaaagttatccataagacaccagtagttaaatccatatttacagaagtgatataataggtgtaagtgagaaacagatcaatatttaagtcttttttactatcaatctccactttcattttattttgattttggcgATTAGCATTCTTCATGTGGCGATAAGGTGAAACAGGCCACCGCGTTATGCCAAACGGGtcgcgactggctgaagagggccgcaaaatggcgccgcaatatgcagaaaaggacagcgacagccccgctcaacaacttttgggccggattctcttcccagtccacccctgtcacccatacatatcatatcacttctgaagatatggatttaaccactcgagtcttatggattacttatatgctgcctttatgtgattttttcggagcttcaaagttctggtcaccattcacttgcattgtgaggaccaacagctgaaatattattctaaaaaactttgtgttctgcagaagaaagtcatatacatctgggttggcatgagggtgagtaaatgatgagagaattgtcatttttgagtgaactatccctttaacagtagaAGCTCTTTTTATCTTGACGTGGCGTTTAAAAAACGCGGCACAACTGTCAAagacatgttcggtgtgaacggcccctcggTGTGGATGCTGCACATGAATATAAATCCTGAAGAATCTTGTATCTGATTGCTGAACATTCAGACTGAGCTAGAGTCTGAGCATGTTTacacattgagctctaaattcACTTACCCACTTTACTGCCATCATTATAGCAATCATTTCTCCAGTAAACACAGACAAATTATCTGATATCCTAGATACTTTCAACTTTGGAATTGTGTATGCAACCCCTACTCGACCATCTTTTGGATCTTTTGAAGCATCTGTGAAAATGTGTGTGAAATCTCCATATCTCAACCCCACATACTCCCTAAACTTCTACACTTCTGATTCACTATGTCCTTTATTTTGTCTTATTTCTAATAAAGTTACATCAACATTGGGCTGTGGTATGAAGTTACTATTGATGCATATGAAAGTGGTCACTTCAAGGAAGTAATCTTACCATTTGTGGTCATGTGACCCAGGGTGGTGAGACCTTAGTTCATGTATAAATGTAagtagaaatattaaaataatataaatatattatagaatatattacatattatagaaatttaatttaatgttgttttgttttgttgcgaTATATTACACACATTTTCGTCATGCATGGAATAGATTTAATATGTAGTTTAAATAAGTTTCCTAGTGTGTTTAATAGTAGCAACGTTAGTTAAATGTGACCACATGCAGGGATCACCGAAGACTGTCGTAACCATTACACTCGCTCTGATTACATTACATTGAATCTTTGTAGTGAACTGACTTGAAATTAAACTTAAATTGTAAAGTAAACTTAcatttgaaacaacatttaacttatatatatatatatatatatatatatatatatatatatatatataattttttattttttatatatcatttttttatcATTGGTAGGGTGGAATTCACTCAGCTGGCTGCTGACTACAGGGCAGTGAACTTGGGTCAAGGATTCCCTGATTTTTCCCCACCTAGTTTCATTCAGGAGGCCTTCTGCAAAGCAGTGAATGTAGGGGTCCCCATGCACCAGTACACACATGCATATTTTGCCATTCGATTTAGGTGGTCATATCTCCTGCATAAATTCATCTGTTTTGTTTGCCTCTCTTAGCTTTAACTTCAAAATTTTTTGTAAGCATGTTCACTGAACtgtataaatgcataatttaataataGACTACCACCAGCCAAGTTCAACTTCAGCTAAAATCTTGGCTAACCAATAGGGCCATCCACCTCTTGTGAAGATCCTGGCCAAATTCTTCAGTAGGATAGTTGGCTGGGAAATAGATCCATTGGAGGACGTGCTGGTGACTGTAGGAGCCTATCAAGCTCTTTTCTGCACCTTCCAGGCTCTTATTGTTGAGGGGGATTAGATACAATTATTAAGACAATATTCATGAATCATGTTCAAAACATGAGATACCACAGCCAGAAGAGGATAAACTCAGCCACTTGTACTTTCTGTCTAATGTATTGTGCTGTCAGAACCTTGCTTCACCAATATGCATATTATTCCATATGTTCAACATGTCAGTGTCAGTTTGCCATGTCTCATTTACCTGTACAGGTAATTATTGTGGAGCCTTTCTTTGACTGTTATCAGCCAATGGTTAAGATGGCAGGAGGAACAGCTATCTATGTGCCCCTCAAACCTGTATGTATCATCTGACTAGATCTGTTGGATATGAGCTGAAAatggtaatttttttatttctatttcgaaTAATGCTTTCTGTTCATTCACAGAGAGAAGGCAGTGGTCCAGCTCTATCCAGTGCTGAATGGGTATTGTCTCCAGAAGAGTTGGCGAGTAAATTTAGTACTCGTACCAAAACCATTGTCATTAACACTCCTAATAACCCTCTTGGCAAGGTAAGTTGGTACCAACAAATGGAGGACAATTTTACCAATTTAAATACTGTTATACATAatgttattataaatatataataaagtttttttggTATTTTCCAGACCACCACATATGAAAACcataaaaatgtcaacaaaaaggaaaaatacaaaatgtaacacttcacccaaaaattacattttgctcAAAGAGAATAAATCATTTTTAAGACCCTGATTTCTtcgcattgtgacattattttcattacaattaagcacatttaaactCCCTTCCTCCAACTGTCAGAACcctactgtaatgtgaaaaagtgTCTGTAATATACTGATACATAAAAAGACCATAATTGATAAGATGATTGAAAAGaccaaaattaatttattgaagtaCATTTagaacttaaaatatatttataataaataatttatatttatagtaattatttgtaaaatacaatttaattgtACAGTTACAGTAGTGAGAATGGGGTGTTTAGCTTAATTGTCaagaaaaataaagtcataatgcaaaaaataaataaataatattgtaaatgTCCCAAAAATGGGGTTCATGTtcttaatacaaaatattttttgattttGAGATAAAACATGACAAAGATTTATTCATAAAATTCACTAGTACACAGAACTTAAAGATGATATTTCAAAAGTCTGCAAGGTCAGTGGACGGTGTTAACCTATATGTTCAGTCTGACCCATGAATTCTTGCTCTTCTATACATAACTGGTTTCCTGTAGGTCTATCAGAGGGAGGAACTTCAGGTGATCGCCGACTTATGCATTAAGCATGACGTTATTTGCATCAGTGATGAGGTTTACGAGTGGCTCACATATGATGGAACAAAACATGTAAAGATCGGTAAGAGCAAAACTTTACATGTAATCCACATTGCAATAAATAAgactgtaacagctcacaaacagaagggaaggtgaacacagggaagcaggtttttccaggctcaagtaggacttttaattggccacttcaatgctttacaacttcacaaactcgtcagcttcacaggcacctAGACTTAAATtaattagcttcacaggcacatagcaacttaaacacatcagcttcacaaacataacagattaaacgtagcagcttcaggagcaccgtggccttccttgtgccagactctctctctctctctgctggtggcgtggctgcttatatgccgctctccccatgctcactggaattagagacaggtgttaaacataatctagctcaggtgcaagcgcccttaccgctttctctctctccggacggacgcttgaccacgtcCCCGCTGCCACAAAGACTTTTAAGAAGGGGATTTTGAAAGTAACAGAACTTTTTTCTGCATTGCAGCTATCTTTCAAGGTAT carries:
- the LOC127432122 gene encoding surfeit locus protein 1-like, whose translation is MSTFRLLLMFSNNTFRAFRGSTVIISPKRTLFVTRHGLFRREDAQVLQCKLGRFSRQSSSTVAGTEKREDSFLKWFLLLIPATTFCLGTWQLKRRKWKLELIRELQSLTTSEPIPLPVDPMEIKELEYRRVKVRGRFDHSKELYVLPRSPVDPDREAREAGRISSSGESGANVITPFYCTDLGITILVNRGYVPKDKIRPETRMKGQVTKEVDLVGVVRLTEQRKPFVPQNYVEANKWYFRDLEAMAKVTGAEEIFIDAVFDSTIPGGPIGGQTRVTLRNEHMQYVITWYGLCAATSYMWYAKFIKRIAL
- the LOC127432127 gene encoding kynurenine--oxoglutarate transaminase 3-like isoform X1; the protein is MNHVQNMRYHSQKRINSATCTFCLMYCAVRTLLHQYAYYSICSTCQCQFAMSHLPVQVIIVEPFFDCYQPMVKMAGGTAIYVPLKPREGSGPALSSAEWVLSPEELASKFSTRTKTIVINTPNNPLGKVYQREELQVIADLCIKHDVICISDEVYEWLTYDGTKHVKIAIFQGMWERTVTSGSASKTFSATGWKVDSNQVVETSQG
- the LOC127432127 gene encoding kynurenine--oxoglutarate transaminase 3-like isoform X3, with product MVKMAGGTAIYVPLKPREGSGPALSSAEWVLSPEELASKFSTRTKTIVINTPNNPLGKVYQREELQVIADLCIKHDVICISDEVYEWLTYDGTKHVKIAIFQGMWERTVTSGSASKTFSATGWKTLVLKMKPMTTELLNGS